The region AAACACCTCGTACATTACCCGGTATGTTTGCAGTGCTTTTTGTGCTCTGAAGACCTCGTTTTGCATGGAGAACAGGCCGCCCGCGTGTACCCTGTAGGCCGCATGGGGACCCTCCACAGATCTGGCTATTCCAAATCTCGTAACCAAAGCGAGCAGAAGGCGATCGCCGTACTGCACCCTGTTGAGTATTTCGAGATCCTTTTCCTTTATACAATCTCTGCGAAATAGCACTGTCGCCGTCGGTGGAATTACGCCGCGCAACACATCCGTTTGTCGTAACTCCCTCTTCCTGATGTTCCGCGTACCTACTTCTCTTCCTTCCCTATCAACGATGGTAACAGACGAATACGAAGCAGCGACACCCGGCTCTCTAGCCATCACTGCCATTTGCTTTAAAAGCTTGTTCGGATCGATCCAGAAATCATCTCCTTCACACAAAGCGATGTACCTGCCCCTGCACTTCCGAAGACCATTCGTGAGATTCCGCATAGGACCTTCGTTTTTCGCATTCACGAACAGTCGTAGTGTCTGGTTTTCGACGTCCATTGACCGGACAAATCCCGCGGTATTATCCGTGGAGCAATCATCGGTAACCACAATTTCGACGGATAAATCGCCGAGGTTCTGCTGACAGATTCCCGTGAGAGCATCTGTGATGAACTCCTCGTGATTATAGGTTATGACCAGAATACTTACATCAAAACTCATCGTCCCTCCTCGCGAAGCGTGTGCCGTGTGCCGGATTAAGCAACCGAGCGCTCACCCAATGCCATGGTACACCTTGTGCAGGATCAGAGCTGCTCACTTCATGATCCGTTTTCTGAGTGTCAGTAGCTCCTGAAGACCGTTCATCCTCAGCAGCCAGCTCGTCAATCCATACACCGTCAGCACACCGAATGTTTTTATCGCAAATCCCAATGCCATGGACATCTGCGCATTATCATATTGCCAGAGCAAATGGTACAGTGTTGTTATGATCGCCCCAGCCGCCAACGCGATGAACGCATAACTGTAGATCCAGTTTACGATCCTCTTGAACGGTATACGAACAATGCCTCCAGCCGTCCAGAAGTTGAGCATGACGCCGATCGCTTGCCCCACGGTGAGCGCCACCAGGTACCCAGTAATACCGAAATAGAATCCGACGGGCATGCAGATCGTCAACACTGCTTTCTTGTAGAGTTCCAGACGCAAAAAGCTCTTCCCGTGCCGCGTTCCACTGACGACGTTAACAAGAATAGCCGACATGGGATACGCGTAGGCGAACAGCATGGCAAGGCGCAGGTACGGTGCGGATGCGAGCCACTTATCCGTGAAGAGCAATACGATAATTTCATCTGCGGATACGTACAGCACCGCTGACATAGCGAAAACGACTAAGCTCAACACGTTCAGGCTTCTCGATACCGCTTTTCTGATTGCAGCATGGTCGTCCTGCATCTTGCTAATGAGGGGGAAGAATACTCGTACGAGGCTGTTTCCGGCATACCGGATGATCATCGTGTTGAAGGAAACCGCACGATAGTATAGTCCCAGATCGGCAGCCGAGAACAGCTTCCCTATAATGAGGATGTCCACCCGCTGGTATACCGTGTTAATCGCCCCGGCAAGAAACATCCTCCCGCTGAACGGCAGATGCTTCCGCAGTATCCGCGTGTTGAAATGCAGTCTCGGGATCCATTCTTCTACCGACCAGATGATGACGGTCTGAACTGCCATACCCATTATGGCCTGAATAACCAGGGCCCAGACCCCGTAACCCAAATATGCCATGGTTATCGCCACGGAGCCCGCCACGATCGACGATACGAAGCTAGCATAGGTTTGAACACGGAAACGCATTTCCCGTGTCAAAATCGCAATATGCACCACATTCAACGAACCAATTATTGGATTGATCGCAAGCAGACGCATAATGTCTGCAATCCTCGGTTCGTCGTAGAACCGGGCTATCACCTCACTGCCAGTGTATAGCACGATCGCGATCAAAGCGCCGATGGTAATATTCAAATAAAATATTGTTGAGTACTCTTCGTTTGATACCTCTTTTGCCTGAATAAGGGAGGAACTCAGTCCGAGGTCGATCAGTATCGTAGATATCGATACGAAGAACATCGACATGGCGACAAGACCAAATTCTTCGGGACCGAGGATTCGCGCGAGCAATACTGTCACGAAAAACGTAACACCCTGCTTCAGTAACTTACCTGATACATCCCATGCATATGCGGAAACGCCCTTCCGCTGGATATCTTTCCTGTCAACGTCTGACACTGAAAGTCCTCTTCACCCGTTGACCTGCCACTGCAGGGAGCCAGCTGCTCATCCCATCTTCCACAGCACATCTTGGATATGCTCGACGACGTCATGCCCGAGATCGCCATACATTGGCAGGCACAGTACAGATTCCGAAATCCCCTTCGCGACAGGTGTGTAACTATCCCTATACGACGCATAACTTTCAACCTGTGTGATCAGGGGATAGAAATACTTTCGCGTGTAGATTCCCTGCGCACGGAGCGCATCATACGCCGCATCGCGTGCCGCCTGGCCTGCTTTACCAAACAGCACCGGAAAATAGGCGTAGTTCCACTCCACATCCGGATCAATCTCCGGAATGGAAATGAACTCGAAACCACTCAGCGAGTTCCGGTACAGCGTGTCCAGTTCGCGTCGTCTCGCCAGCTCATCATCGATCTCATCGAGTACCAGCAATCCCCATAGCGATTGGATTTCATTCAGCTTCGCATTCATTCCGATTTCTTCTACAGTCGTCTCGCTGGTGATACCGAAGTTACGCAGAAGATTGATCTTCTTCTGCGCTTCCTCGGATTTCGAGAAGACCGCTCCACCCTCCATAGTATTAAACAGTTTCGTCGCGTGGAAACTTAGGACGGAGGCATCGCCCCATTCCGTAATGGGACGAC is a window of bacterium DNA encoding:
- a CDS encoding glycosyltransferase, coding for MSFDVSILVITYNHEEFITDALTGICQQNLGDLSVEIVVTDDCSTDNTAGFVRSMDVENQTLRLFVNAKNEGPMRNLTNGLRKCRGRYIALCEGDDFWIDPNKLLKQMAVMAREPGVAASYSSVTIVDREGREVGTRNIRKRELRQTDVLRGVIPPTATVLFRRDCIKEKDLEILNRVQYGDRLLLALVTRFGIARSVEGPHAAYRVHAGGLFSMQNEVFRAQKALQTYRVMYEVFEKRSQRKAIAIGASDKFSFLIVNALVLTGDCGFRQIMKEWYALAGAKQLALIMLHAGKTIVIRALRGRL
- a CDS encoding lipopolysaccharide biosynthesis protein, translated to MSDVDRKDIQRKGVSAYAWDVSGKLLKQGVTFFVTVLLARILGPEEFGLVAMSMFFVSISTILIDLGLSSSLIQAKEVSNEEYSTIFYLNITIGALIAIVLYTGSEVIARFYDEPRIADIMRLLAINPIIGSLNVVHIAILTREMRFRVQTYASFVSSIVAGSVAITMAYLGYGVWALVIQAIMGMAVQTVIIWSVEEWIPRLHFNTRILRKHLPFSGRMFLAGAINTVYQRVDILIIGKLFSAADLGLYYRAVSFNTMIIRYAGNSLVRVFFPLISKMQDDHAAIRKAVSRSLNVLSLVVFAMSAVLYVSADEIIVLLFTDKWLASAPYLRLAMLFAYAYPMSAILVNVVSGTRHGKSFLRLELYKKAVLTICMPVGFYFGITGYLVALTVGQAIGVMLNFWTAGGIVRIPFKRIVNWIYSYAFIALAAGAIITTLYHLLWQYDNAQMSMALGFAIKTFGVLTVYGLTSWLLRMNGLQELLTLRKRIMK
- a CDS encoding DegT/DnrJ/EryC1/StrS family aminotransferase, which encodes MNESKNNEKSPVHVTSPLLPGKEVFTKELEDIWSSRWLTNNGKFHQRLEERLSSYLGAPYPSLVSNGTLGLMLALKAFCPPGSEVITTPFSFIATAHAILWCGLIPVFCDIEPEGFGIDPAQIESHITSRTSAILPVHVYGYPCDVEKVDFIAEKYGLSVIYDAAHVFGVRYKGRPITEWGDASVLSFHATKLFNTMEGGAVFSKSEEAQKKINLLRNFGITSETTVEEIGMNAKLNEIQSLWGLLVLDEIDDELARRRELDTLYRNSLSGFEFISIPEIDPDVEWNYAYFPVLFGKAGQAARDAAYDALRAQGIYTRKYFYPLITQVESYASYRDSYTPVAKGISESVLCLPMYGDLGHDVVEHIQDVLWKMG